The Benincasa hispida cultivar B227 chromosome 11, ASM972705v1, whole genome shotgun sequence genome has a segment encoding these proteins:
- the LOC120091939 gene encoding LOW QUALITY PROTEIN: uncharacterized protein LOC120091939 (The sequence of the model RefSeq protein was modified relative to this genomic sequence to represent the inferred CDS: inserted 4 bases in 3 codons; substituted 3 bases at 3 genomic stop codons), whose product MSSGTVHFPAILVTVTCNPRRCVRTPLSGRERKEISWSNRTLRFXTHESTFPYEHSIGSLRVCRGLLLCLYTMLSFSESSVGPLTTSLWPEGFIAXKRXGCRPPKRDAQRMSNAKPCTSLRSCWHTXPXKKRATPLKTRVRYNKAISVHRSSHRVVCGRYCSYNSRLASXVSLPLHGMEVWMN is encoded by the exons ATGTCGTCGGGTACTGTTCACTTCCCCGCCATTCTTGTAACCGTCACCTGTAATCCGCGCAGGTGTGTCCGCACCCCCCTGAGTGGACGAGAAAGAAAGGAGATTTCTTGGAGCAACCGAACCCTTAGGTTCTAGACTCATGAGTCAACTTTTCCGTATGAGCATTCA ATAGGCAGTCTGAGGGTTTGTCGCGGTTTGTTGCTGTGCTTATACACTATGCTATCTTTCTCCGAAAGCTCCGTAGGACCACTTACCACTAGTCTTTGGCCGGAGGGGTTTATTGCATAAAAAC CGGGATGCAGGCCCCCGAAGAGGGATGCCCAACGAATGTCAAATGCAAAGCCCTGCACCTCATTAAGATCATGTTGGCATA CCCCTTAGAAAAAAAGGGCAACCCCATTGAAGACGAGAGTGAGGTACAACAAGGCCATTTCTGTCCATCGCTCTTCTCACAGAGTTGTATGTGGACGTTACTGCTCATACAACTCCCGGCTAGCAAG AGTTAGCCTTCCTTTACATGGAAT
- the LOC120091106 gene encoding transcription factor KUA1: MTRRCSHCSHNGHNSRTCPNRGVKLFGVRLTDGSIRKSASMGNLNHYAGSGSGALQSGSNNPASPGETPEHGGAADGYASEDFVPGSSSSCRERKKGVPWTEEEHRMFLLGLQKLGKGDWRGIARNYVVSRTPTQVASHAQKYFIRQTNVSRRKRRSSLFDIVADEHVENSIVQQDFLSVNSSHAESQSNNPLPTPPTVDEECESMDSTNSNDGETAPAEPDAPQCCYPVVYPAYVAPFFPFSIPFYSGYSAETTNKETHEVLKPTAVHSKSPLNVDELIGMSKLSLGESIGHAGPSSLSLKLLEGSSRRSAFHANPASGSENMSSGGSPIHAV, from the exons ATGACGCGGCGGTGCTCACATTGCAGCCACAATGGCCACAACTCTCGGACTTGTCCGAATCGCGGTGTGAAGCTCTTTGGAGTTCGATTGACTGACGGTTCCATCCGGAAGAGTGCTAGTATGGGGAATCTGAACCACTACGCAGGATCCGGGTCGGGTGCTCTTCAAAGCGGGTCGAACAATCCGGCTTCTCCCGGAGAGACTCCTGAGCATGGCGGTGCGGCTGACGGATATGCGTCGGAGGATTTCGTTCCTGGCTCGTCTTCTAGTTGCCGTGAGAGGAAGAAAG GTGTTCCATGGACTGAGGAGGAACATAGGATGTTTTTATTGGGATTACAGAAACTTGGAAAAGGAGACTGGCGTGGGATAGCACGTAATTATGTTGTATCTAGGACACCTACACAAGTGGCAAGCCATGcccaaaaatatttcataagGCAGACCAATGTATCAAGACGAAAGAGGCGCTCCAGTTTATTTGATATTGTTGCTGACGAA CATGTTGAGAATTCAATTGTGCAGCAAGACTTTCTATCTGTCAACAGTTCACATGCTGAATCACAAAGCAATAACCCATTGCCTACACCTCCAACTGTGGATGAAGAATGCGAATCAATGGATTCCACCAACTCAAATGATGGAGAAACAGCACCTGCTGAGCCAGATGCTCCGCAATGCTGTTATCCAGTGGTATATCCTGCATATGTTGCACCGttctttccattttctataCCGTTCTACTCGGGATACAGTGCAGAAACCACTAATAAGGAGACACATGAGGTTCTCAAGCCAACAGCTGTGCATTCGAAGAGTCCTCTCAATGTTGACGAGCTGATTGGCATGTCAAAACTCAGTCTGGGAGAATCGATTGGTCATGCTGGCCCATCTTCGCTTTCACTGAAACTACTTGAGGGGTCGTCTAGACGGTCTGCTTTCCATGCAAATCCAGCTTCTGGCAGTGAAAACATGAGTTCTGGTGGCAGTCCAATCCATGCTGTTTAA